In Longimicrobiales bacterium, a genomic segment contains:
- a CDS encoding ABC transporter permease codes for MDPVRLGAIARKEWIQLRRDRRSMILAFVLPLFLLLFFGYAISWDIDDIPLAVLDQDGSRASRELVDALTAGGLFHVEQHLGRYDDADGPIRTGSVRAVLVVPPGFQRSLASGGPAPVQLLLDGADANTATIALSYADAILTQHSQQVLLQGRRVSAPVQSDVRVWYNPTLESRNMIVPSLIAVIMSIIAAMLTALTIAREWERGTMEQLAATPVHRLEVVIGKLLPYVLIGILDVTVATIAGIVVFGVPFRGSALLLGGMTLLFLVGALGLGIFISAALRSQVLAMQVAMVATYLPALLLSGFLFDIASMPVALRAVTTIVPARYFVTVTRGIFLKGVGIEALWAQGLSMILFATIGLGLAALTFRKQIAR; via the coding sequence ATGGACCCGGTGCGTCTCGGTGCGATCGCACGCAAGGAATGGATCCAGCTCCGCCGCGACCGGCGCAGCATGATCCTGGCATTCGTGCTGCCGCTCTTCCTGCTGCTGTTCTTCGGCTACGCGATCTCGTGGGACATCGACGACATCCCGCTGGCCGTGCTCGACCAGGACGGCAGCCGCGCGAGTCGCGAGCTGGTGGACGCGCTCACCGCGGGCGGGCTCTTCCACGTCGAGCAGCACCTCGGCCGCTATGACGACGCCGACGGGCCGATCCGCACCGGCAGCGTGCGCGCGGTGCTCGTCGTCCCGCCCGGCTTCCAGCGCAGTCTCGCGAGTGGCGGCCCCGCGCCCGTCCAGCTCCTGCTCGACGGAGCGGACGCGAACACCGCCACGATCGCGCTCAGCTATGCGGACGCGATCCTCACGCAGCACTCGCAGCAGGTGCTGCTGCAGGGGCGTCGCGTGAGCGCACCTGTCCAGTCCGACGTGCGCGTGTGGTACAACCCCACACTGGAAAGCCGCAACATGATCGTGCCGTCGCTGATTGCCGTCATCATGTCGATCATCGCGGCCATGCTGACGGCGCTCACGATCGCACGCGAATGGGAGCGCGGCACCATGGAGCAGCTCGCCGCCACGCCCGTGCACCGGCTCGAGGTCGTGATCGGCAAGCTGCTGCCGTACGTGCTGATCGGTATCCTCGACGTCACTGTGGCGACGATCGCCGGCATCGTCGTCTTCGGCGTGCCGTTCCGCGGCAGTGCGCTCCTGCTCGGCGGCATGACGCTGCTCTTTCTCGTCGGCGCGCTCGGCCTCGGCATCTTCATTTCCGCGGCCCTGCGCTCCCAGGTGCTCGCAATGCAGGTCGCCATGGTCGCGACGTACCTGCCGGCGCTGCTGCTGTCCGGATTCCTGTTCGACATCGCGAGCATGCCGGTCGCATTGCGGGCCGTGACGACGATCGTGCCCGCGCGCTACTTCGTGACCGTCACGCGCGGCATCTTCCTCAAGGGCGTCGGCATCGAGGCGCTCTGGGCGCAGGGCCTCTCGATGATCCTGTTCGCGACGATCGGGCTCGGCCTCGCCGCGCTCACGTTCCGCAAGCAGATCGCGCGATGA
- a CDS encoding ABC transporter ATP-binding protein, protein MIEAVDLTRRFGDFTAVDRVSFTVEPGEVFGFLGPNGAGKTTTIRMLIGLLAPTAGSARVAGLDVVADRTALRARIGYMSQKFSLYGDLTVEENIELYGGLYGVHGARFEQRRDWVLDLAGLQGDERQPAAELPLGYKQRLALGCAVLHEPPILFLDEPTSGVDPLARRAFWDLIDTLARAGTTVLVSTHYMEEAEYCHRLALMNRGRLIALDTPARLRAGYDRPIFTLETAHAPRVVEALAAAPGIEDAAMFGRAVHIVAGDVATAESSVRAALAAQGEELGGMQQVQASLEDVFVGLVRREGGAVEG, encoded by the coding sequence GTGATCGAGGCCGTCGATCTGACCCGTCGCTTCGGCGACTTCACCGCGGTCGACCGTGTCAGCTTCACTGTCGAGCCGGGTGAGGTGTTCGGATTCCTGGGGCCGAACGGGGCGGGCAAGACGACGACGATCCGCATGCTGATCGGACTGCTCGCACCCACGGCGGGCAGCGCGCGCGTCGCCGGCCTCGACGTCGTCGCGGATCGCACGGCACTGCGCGCACGCATCGGCTACATGTCCCAGAAGTTCTCGCTCTACGGCGACCTCACGGTGGAGGAGAACATCGAGTTGTACGGCGGCCTCTACGGCGTGCACGGCGCACGCTTCGAGCAACGTCGCGACTGGGTCCTCGACCTGGCCGGTCTCCAGGGCGACGAGCGGCAGCCCGCGGCGGAGCTGCCGCTCGGCTACAAGCAGCGGCTCGCACTCGGCTGCGCCGTGCTGCACGAGCCGCCGATCCTGTTCCTGGACGAGCCGACGTCGGGAGTCGACCCGCTGGCGCGCCGTGCGTTCTGGGACCTGATCGACACGCTCGCTCGCGCCGGCACCACCGTCCTGGTCAGCACGCACTACATGGAGGAGGCGGAGTACTGCCACCGCCTCGCACTGATGAACCGCGGCCGCCTGATCGCGCTCGACACGCCCGCCCGCCTCCGCGCCGGCTACGATCGCCCCATCTTCACGCTCGAGACAGCCCATGCGCCGCGCGTCGTCGAGGCGCTCGCCGCGGCGCCCGGGATCGAGGACGCAGCGATGTTCGGTCGTGCGGTGCACATCGTCGCAGGCGACGTCGCCACCGCCGAGTCCAGTGTGCGCGCAGCCCTCGCCGCGCAGGGCGAGGAACTGGGCGGGATGCAGCAGGTGCAGGCGTCGCTGGAGGACGTGTTCGTCGGATTGGTGCGCCGCGAGGGCGGCGCCGTGGAAGGCTGA
- a CDS encoding ABC transporter permease yields the protein MSISWPRVRSLLRKEWRQIFRDPRSKRIVFASPILQLVLFGYAVNTDVQNTALYIVDHDVSAESRALVDAFTAGGWFRVTGSSDRSADLMHALDRGSARIGLEIPPDFSERLHAGGARVQVLLDGTNSNTATVAQGYAARIIQQFGAEAVPRAVPAGIDVRARAWYNPDLESRVYNIPAVVGTILMLMSLLLTALAVVRERELGTLDQLMVSPLTPGELILGKTLPVAAIALIDLVLVVAVSLTWFDIPFRGSAIALVVASAVYIVTALGIGLFISTVSTTQQEAFMSMFLFFLPTAILSGFMYPVHTMPDVFQAITLLNPLRHFLEIVRGIFLKGDGLLQILPELGILALMAVSILWLAVRRFARYVS from the coding sequence ATGAGCATCTCCTGGCCGCGCGTCCGCAGCCTGCTGCGCAAGGAGTGGCGGCAGATCTTCCGCGACCCGCGCTCCAAGCGGATCGTGTTCGCGTCGCCCATCCTGCAGCTCGTGCTGTTCGGCTACGCGGTGAATACGGACGTGCAGAACACCGCCCTGTACATCGTCGATCACGACGTCAGCGCCGAGAGTCGCGCGCTGGTGGACGCCTTCACGGCCGGCGGCTGGTTCCGGGTCACCGGCAGCTCCGACCGCTCTGCGGACCTGATGCACGCCCTCGATCGTGGCAGCGCGCGCATCGGCCTCGAAATTCCACCCGATTTCAGCGAGCGGCTGCACGCAGGCGGCGCGCGCGTGCAGGTGCTGCTGGACGGCACCAACTCCAACACGGCGACGGTCGCGCAGGGATATGCCGCACGCATCATCCAGCAGTTCGGCGCCGAGGCGGTGCCGCGCGCCGTGCCCGCCGGCATCGACGTGCGCGCCCGCGCCTGGTACAACCCGGACCTCGAAAGCCGGGTCTACAACATCCCCGCCGTGGTCGGCACGATCCTGATGCTCATGTCGCTGCTGCTCACCGCGCTGGCCGTGGTCCGTGAGCGCGAGCTGGGCACGCTGGATCAGCTCATGGTCAGCCCGCTCACGCCCGGCGAGCTGATCCTCGGCAAGACACTGCCTGTCGCCGCCATTGCGCTGATCGACCTGGTGCTCGTCGTCGCCGTCTCGCTGACCTGGTTCGACATCCCGTTCCGCGGCTCGGCCATCGCGCTGGTCGTCGCATCGGCCGTCTACATCGTGACCGCACTCGGTATCGGACTCTTCATCTCCACCGTGTCGACGACGCAGCAGGAAGCTTTCATGAGCATGTTCCTGTTCTTCCTGCCGACCGCCATCCTGTCGGGCTTCATGTACCCGGTGCACACCATGCCCGACGTCTTCCAGGCCATCACCCTGCTGAACCCGCTGCGCCACTTCCTCGAGATCGTGCGCGGCATCTTCCTCAAGGGAGACGGTCTGCTCCAGATCCTGCCGGAACTGGGCATACTCGCGCTCATGGCCGTGAGCATCCTCTGGCTGGCCGTCCGGCGCTTCGCCCGCTACGTGTCATGA
- a CDS encoding ABC transporter ATP-binding protein, with protein sequence MTSTGPAIAVRTLTRRFGETVAVDALSFDVARGELFGIVGPDGAGKTTTLRMLAGVLPPTSGDAHVEGVSIASEPERVKPYIAYMAQRFGLYEDLTVRENIEFYADLYRVSRQERRERLPRLWHFSRLEPFQHRLAGQLSGGMKQKLSLCCALIHHPRVLLLDEPTFGVDPISRRDLWLILHEMVAEGTTIVVSTSYLDEAERCDRVALLDHGHVLALDSPLALQRAFAAPLVAIRTDRPRRARDVLRTLPGVRSAVLFGDAVHAVLAEEGDTTVLVDALTAAGLHVLDAQPIPASLEDVFIDRVARQEQAA encoded by the coding sequence ATGACCTCCACCGGCCCCGCGATCGCCGTGCGCACGCTCACGCGCCGCTTCGGTGAGACGGTTGCCGTCGATGCGCTGAGCTTCGACGTCGCACGCGGCGAGCTGTTCGGCATTGTCGGTCCTGACGGCGCCGGCAAGACGACGACGCTGCGCATGCTCGCCGGCGTGCTGCCGCCGACATCCGGCGACGCACACGTCGAGGGCGTCAGCATCGCGAGCGAACCCGAGCGCGTGAAGCCGTACATCGCGTACATGGCGCAGCGCTTTGGACTGTACGAGGACCTCACGGTGCGCGAGAACATCGAGTTCTATGCGGACCTGTACCGCGTCTCGCGGCAGGAGCGGCGCGAGCGACTGCCACGCCTATGGCACTTCTCGCGACTCGAGCCGTTCCAGCACCGACTCGCCGGTCAGCTCTCGGGCGGCATGAAGCAGAAGCTCTCGCTGTGCTGCGCGCTGATCCACCACCCGCGCGTGCTGCTGCTCGACGAGCCCACCTTCGGCGTGGATCCGATCTCGCGCCGCGACCTGTGGCTGATCCTGCACGAGATGGTGGCCGAGGGCACAACGATCGTCGTGTCGACGTCGTACCTGGACGAGGCGGAGCGCTGCGACCGCGTTGCGCTGCTCGACCACGGCCACGTCCTCGCCCTCGACTCGCCGCTCGCGCTGCAGCGTGCATTCGCGGCGCCGCTCGTCGCGATCCGCACGGATCGGCCGCGGCGTGCGCGCGACGTCCTGCGCACCCTGCCTGGCGTCCGCTCCGCCGTTCTGTTCGGCGATGCCGTGCACGCGGTGCTCGCAGAGGAAGGCGATACCACCGTGCTCGTCGATGCCCTGACCGCCGCCGGGCTGCACGTGCTCGATGCGCAGCCGATCCCGGCGTCGCTCGAGGACGTTTTCATCGATCGCGTTGCGCGGCAGGAGCAGGCAGCGTGA